In Humulus lupulus chromosome 6, drHumLupu1.1, whole genome shotgun sequence, a single genomic region encodes these proteins:
- the LOC133783469 gene encoding subtilisin-like protease SBT5.4 has protein sequence MQPYIVYLGTHSHGVNPSSEDLERATNSHYSLLGSYLGSEEKAKDAIFYSYNRHINGFAAILDETEVAQIQKHPDVVSVFLSKGKKFHTTHSWEFLRLEKNGGAVSYQSIWNKARFGEDVIIANLDSGVWPESKSFHEFEGIGPIPSKWHGGCQPVIKDKVHCNRKLIGAKYFSKGYMALLKTLNTSSLQTYIRKANFFTSRDFNGHGTHTLSTAGGSFVFGANVLGNGNGTAKGGSPKARVAAYKIGGWLQTEDAPAYTDADVMAGFDAAISDGVDIISASIGSDEPIEFFEDVISIGSFHAVMNNIVVVASAGNEGHDPKTVTNASPWTITVAASTVDREFSSYVSLGNKKHLEGASLSSRGLPSQKFYPLTYGEFCKPKSLNPKNVNGTILVCYVGDETSKLEKGHQAFLAGAVGMILVNHPLIGNETDPEAHVLPASHLNAIQGNLVIEYLKTTKAPMAYMTRPKTGVGVKPAPAMASFSSRGPNVIQPAVLKPDITAPGVYIIAAYSGAVGPTDEIFDKRRVQFNTISGTSMSCPHVSGIVGLLKTLHPDWSPAAIHSAIMTTARVRDNNNEPMLDWNMKKATPFEYGSGHIQPNRAMDPGLVYERTIDDYVNFLCAHGYNETMLKKFYKKPYKCPKSFTLGNFNYPSITVTDLSSQSTTIITRKVKNVGPPGTYKAYVRAPAGVSVYVKPTTLQFSKIGEEKNFEIILKPKIVGQPKDYVFGQLKWTDGKRYVRSPIVVKY, from the exons atgcaGCCTTATATTGTCTACTTGGGAACACATTCACATGGTGTGAACCCTTCCTCAGAAGATCTTGAAAGGGCCACAAATTCTCATTACAGCCTTCTTGGATCATACTTAGGAag TGAGGAAAAAGCAAAAGATGCAATCTTTTACTCTTATAATAGACATATTAATGGATTTGCTGCAATTCTTGATGAGACAGAAGTTGCACAGATTCAAA AGCATCCAGATGTGGTATCAGTTTTCTTGAGCAAAGGAAAGAAATTCCACACAACTCATTCATGGGAATTTCTTAGATTGGAAAAAAATGGTGGTGCTGTCTCTTATCAATCAATTTGGAACAAAGCTAGATTCGGTGAAGATGTAATTATTGCAAACTTGGATAGTG GTGTTTGGCCTGAATCTAAGAGCTTTCATGAGTTTGAAGGAATCGGACCTATTCCATCAAAGTGGCATGGAGGTTGTCAACCAGTCATCAAGGATAAAGTCCACTGTAATAG GAAGCTAATAGGAGCAAAGTACTTTAGCAAGGGCTATATGGCACTTCTAAAGACTCTCAACACTTCTTCTCTTCAAACTTATATACGCAAGGCAAACTTTTTCACCAGTCGAGACTTTAATGGGCATGGGACTCATACTCTTTCCACGGCTGGTGGTAGTTTCGTCTTTGGAGCAAATGTGCTCGGCAATGGGAATGGCACAGCCAAGGGTGGATCCCCCAAAGCCCGTGTCGCCGCTTACAAGATTGGTGGTTGGCTGCAAACTGAAGATGCACCTGCTTACACCGATGCTGATGTTATGGCTGGCTTTGATGCTGCAATAAGTGATGGTGTGGACATAATCTCGGCCTCTATTGGTAGTGATGAACCTATTGAGTTTTTCGAAGATGTGATTTCAATAGGGAGTTTTCATGCCGTTATGAATAACATTGTTGTGGTTGCCTCGGCTGGCAACGAAGGACATGATCCAAAGACTGTAACTAATGCATCACCATGGACCATAACCGTGGCAGCTAGCACAGTCGACCGTGAGTTCAGCAGTTATGTATCTCTTGGCAATAAAAAACACCTTGAG GGAGCAAGTCTTTCTTCACGCGGCTTGCCATCTCAAAAGTTTTATCCATTGACCTATGG GGAATTCTGCAAGCCTAAAAGCCTAAATCCAAAGAATGTAAATGGGACTATTTTGGTTTGTTATGTTGGGGATGAGACTTCAAAACTTGAAAAGGGCCACCAGGCATTTCTTGCAGGTGCTGTTGGAATGATTCTAGTTAATCATCCCTTAATTGGGAATGAAACAGATCCTGAGGCTCATGTGCTCCCTGCATCTCATCTCAATGCTATTCAAGGAAATTTAGTGATCGAATACCTCAAAACTACCAA GGCTCCCATGGCTTACATGACTCGACCAAAAACTGGAGTTGGAGTTAAGCCAGCTCCAGCCATGGCTTCATTCTCATCGAGAGGACCTAATGTTATTCAGCCAGCTGTGCTTAAG CCGGATATCACAGCACCaggagtctatattattgctgcATATAGTGGAGCTGTTGGACCAACTGATGAAATATTTGATAAGCGTCGAGTCCAATTCAACACAATTTCAGGTACTTCAATGTCATGCCCTCATGTTTCTGGGATCGTTGGCCTTCTCAAAACTCTTCATCCAGATTGGAGTCCAGCTGCAATTCATTCAGCTATAATGACAACAG CAAGAGTTAGAGATAACAACAATGAACCGATGTTGGATTGGAACATGAAAAAAGCAACACCCTTTGAATATGGTTCAGGCCACATTCAACCAAACCGAGCTATGGATCCTGGACTTGTGTATGAAAGAACTATTGACGATTACGTGAACTTTTTATGTGCCCATGGCTACAATGAAACAATGCTTAAGAAATTTTATAAGAAACCGTATAAATGTCCCAAATCATTCACTCTAGGCAATTTCAACTACCCTTCCATTACAGTTACAGATCTAAGTTCACAATCAACAACAATCATTACTAGAAAAGTTAAGAATGTTGGCCCACCAGGCACCTACAAAGCATATGTGAGAGCCCCAGCTGGAGTTTCTGTTTATGTTAAGCCCACAACATTACAATTTAGCaaaattggtgaagaaaagaATTTTGAGATCATTTTGAAGCCAAAAATTGTTGGACAACCTAAAGATTATGTGTTTGGACAATTGAAATGGACAGACGGCAAGCGCTATGTTAGGAGTCCTATAGTAGTCAAGTACTAA